A window of the Desulfopila inferna genome harbors these coding sequences:
- a CDS encoding fumarate reductase/succinate dehydrogenase flavoprotein subunit yields the protein MELNARIPSGPLAEKWDNHKFSDKLVNPANRRKFKIIVVGTGLAGASAAATLAEQGYKVDAFCIQDSPRRAHSIAAQGGINAAKNYQTDGDSVFRLFYDTIKGGDFRAREANVYRLAQVSNNIIDQCVAQGVPFAREYGGSLANRSFGGAQVSRTFYARGQTGQQLLLGAYSALSRQIHGGGVNMFNRREMMDLVIVDGRARGIITRNLISGALESHWADAVLLCTGGYGNAYFLSTNAMASNVTAAWRAHKHGAGFANPSFVQIHPTCIPVHGDYQSKLTLMSESLRNDGRVWVPKNKDDKRSPADIPDSDRDYYLENKYPSFGNLVPRDVASRNAKEQCDLGKGVGASGLAVYLDFADAIQRDGEATIMRKYGNLFQMYEKITDSSPLQEPMMIFPAVHYTMGGLWVDYDLMTTIPGLFALGECNFSDHGANRLGASALMQGLADGYFVIPTAVANYLADNKLQKVSDSDSAFKSAQQNVGDRLSRIMKNSTGSSSGKVTVDEIHKELGKLLWDNCGMARNEQGLKKALQELPEIRRKFWDKVYIPGSGSELNQTLERAGRVADFLEFGEIMIHDALRREESCGCHLREESQTEENEAKRDDENYSHVSVWEYKGDGVEPEMHKEELTFEFVTPSQRSYK from the coding sequence ATGGAACTCAATGCTCGAATCCCTTCAGGTCCTTTAGCCGAAAAATGGGATAACCATAAATTCAGCGACAAGCTCGTCAACCCCGCCAACAGAAGAAAATTTAAAATCATTGTTGTCGGCACAGGTCTCGCGGGGGCATCAGCAGCTGCCACCCTGGCAGAGCAGGGCTATAAGGTGGATGCTTTCTGTATCCAGGACAGCCCCAGAAGAGCTCATTCCATTGCTGCTCAAGGCGGTATAAATGCTGCTAAAAATTACCAGACAGACGGAGACTCCGTCTTTCGTCTGTTTTACGACACTATAAAAGGTGGGGATTTCAGGGCGAGGGAGGCCAATGTCTACCGGCTGGCGCAGGTGAGCAACAATATTATCGACCAATGTGTCGCTCAGGGCGTCCCCTTCGCCAGAGAATATGGGGGCAGCCTGGCCAACCGGTCATTTGGCGGTGCCCAGGTCTCCAGAACCTTTTATGCCAGAGGACAGACCGGGCAGCAGCTTCTGTTGGGAGCCTACAGTGCCCTCTCCCGCCAGATTCATGGAGGCGGCGTCAACATGTTCAACCGCCGGGAAATGATGGATCTGGTGATTGTCGATGGACGTGCCCGAGGCATTATCACCAGAAACCTGATAAGCGGGGCTCTGGAGTCCCACTGGGCTGATGCGGTACTGCTCTGTACCGGCGGCTACGGCAATGCCTATTTTCTTTCGACCAACGCCATGGCCTCTAATGTGACCGCAGCCTGGCGCGCGCATAAGCATGGTGCCGGTTTTGCCAATCCCAGTTTTGTGCAGATACATCCAACCTGCATTCCCGTTCATGGCGACTATCAGTCTAAACTCACCCTTATGAGTGAAAGTCTGCGCAATGACGGCAGGGTCTGGGTTCCTAAAAACAAGGACGATAAACGGTCTCCTGCAGATATTCCCGACAGCGACAGGGATTATTACCTTGAGAATAAATACCCCAGCTTTGGTAATCTGGTGCCTAGAGACGTGGCTTCGAGAAACGCCAAGGAACAATGCGACCTCGGCAAAGGCGTCGGCGCCTCGGGGCTGGCCGTCTACCTTGATTTTGCCGATGCCATACAGCGGGATGGCGAAGCTACTATTATGAGAAAATACGGTAACCTCTTCCAGATGTATGAGAAAATTACCGACTCCAGCCCTCTGCAGGAACCTATGATGATTTTTCCTGCAGTACATTATACCATGGGAGGCTTGTGGGTCGATTATGATCTGATGACCACCATTCCAGGACTTTTTGCCCTTGGAGAATGCAACTTCTCCGATCATGGTGCCAACAGGCTTGGGGCCAGCGCGCTCATGCAGGGTCTCGCTGACGGCTATTTTGTCATCCCCACAGCGGTTGCCAATTATCTGGCTGATAATAAGCTTCAAAAGGTCTCCGATTCCGACTCCGCTTTCAAGAGTGCCCAGCAAAATGTCGGTGACCGGCTCAGCAGGATAATGAAAAACAGCACAGGCAGCAGCAGCGGCAAGGTTACCGTCGATGAGATCCACAAGGAGCTTGGAAAACTGCTCTGGGATAACTGCGGCATGGCAAGGAATGAACAAGGTCTTAAAAAAGCCCTGCAGGAGCTTCCTGAAATCCGCCGCAAATTCTGGGATAAGGTTTATATCCCCGGCAGCGGCAGTGAGCTTAACCAGACTCTTGAGCGCGCCGGACGAGTCGCGGATTTCCTCGAGTTTGGTGAAATCATGATCCATGATGCACTCCGTCGTGAGGAGTCCTGCGGCTGCCACCTCAGAGAAGAAAGTCAGACTGAAGAGAATGAAGCCAAACGTGACGATGAAAACTATTCTCATGTCTCGGTGTGGGAATACAAGGGAGATGGGGTCGAGCCTGAGATGCACAAGGAAGAACTCACCTTCGAATTTGTTACACCAAGCCAGAGAAGCTATAAATAG
- a CDS encoding succinate dehydrogenase cytochrome b subunit: MWLFRFFTSSIGKKILMAATGLLLMLFLVAHAVGNAAIFFGSAAFQAYADALHGLPVVVFLFGLGLLVIFLVHITIGIQLFLQNRKSAATQYAVYNKVRENTFASSTMPYTGLFIFVFVLIHVFGFGINPGDTKISVLVSELLGNFFYGLFYLFSFCVLALHLSHGFWSMLQTFGVNHPRYNEGIARLTFIVPGFFLVFFGSIVLYFMTGIGANY; the protein is encoded by the coding sequence ATGTGGCTATTCAGATTCTTTACATCCTCCATCGGCAAAAAAATTCTCATGGCCGCTACCGGCCTTTTGCTGATGCTCTTTCTGGTTGCTCATGCGGTTGGCAATGCCGCGATTTTTTTCGGCAGCGCTGCTTTTCAGGCCTATGCGGATGCCCTGCACGGTTTGCCGGTGGTAGTTTTCCTTTTCGGTCTCGGGCTTCTGGTTATCTTTCTTGTCCATATCACCATTGGAATACAGCTTTTTTTACAGAATCGTAAAAGTGCGGCGACCCAGTATGCGGTTTATAACAAGGTTCGTGAAAATACCTTTGCGTCCTCGACTATGCCCTACACCGGTCTTTTCATCTTTGTTTTTGTTCTTATCCATGTCTTCGGCTTCGGCATAAATCCCGGGGACACTAAAATTTCCGTTTTAGTCAGTGAGCTGCTCGGCAACTTTTTCTATGGATTGTTCTATCTCTTTTCCTTCTGTGTTTTAGCGCTGCATCTGAGTCATGGATTCTGGAGCATGCTGCAGACTTTTGGTGTTAATCACCCAAGATATAACGAGGGGATCGCACGACTGACTTTTATTGTTCCGGGATTCTTTCTCGTCTTCTTTGGTTCCATCGTGCTCTATTTTATGACGGGAATCGGAGCTAATTATTAG
- a CDS encoding DUF445 family protein has translation MFDVSHFSIYLPYIAPPLIGAFIGYLTNKVAIRMLFRPLKPWFLFGIRLPMTPGVIPSKRHQLAINIGEMVGSHLLTSREIGKALQSQSFQKHLGSLIQERVGAILDRDLAPLPALVPKRYSSYFGIAVKTVSYQCKQQIYKYLQTQEFELLITTVVRDGCEQILNRDIDELIDGEKREKLYSSLDQLIKTVLASKSMEQWLEDFLYVQTSRILKNNNSLDQVLPHTLTELIVDIVESKTPDLLEKIAEITKDPEIQKRIIEAVKKGVDTFSATLGPMGGMVQNFLKIETIEKAVKDYLNNNEEDIAKWLQDKEVQERVARLLVERVRHYLHVPISSFLPESTQMNTRKICRTVAEQLATLLREKGTAKAVSTLLRENIEIYVGGGRDIRTIFLDTVGESGLENLKKSASAEATALLRSSKAKNLVDATVEQMLTTLLQKPVGKLTKLLPAGVREGMYTSFQKMSLAMLATEVPGLVASLNIQGIVAEKVDSLDLLRLERLLLSIMEEQFKYINLFGALLGFLIGTLNVLFLYVL, from the coding sequence ATGTTTGATGTCTCACATTTTTCCATCTATTTGCCATATATTGCTCCTCCCCTGATAGGAGCCTTTATTGGATACCTTACCAATAAGGTAGCTATCCGGATGCTTTTTCGCCCCCTTAAGCCATGGTTTTTGTTTGGCATACGGTTGCCGATGACACCAGGCGTCATCCCCTCTAAGAGGCATCAGCTCGCCATAAATATAGGAGAGATGGTCGGCAGTCATCTGCTGACCAGCCGGGAAATCGGCAAGGCCCTGCAGAGTCAATCCTTTCAAAAGCACCTCGGCAGTCTGATACAAGAGCGTGTCGGAGCAATTCTCGACCGTGATCTTGCTCCTCTGCCTGCGCTTGTTCCCAAGCGCTACAGCAGTTATTTCGGTATAGCGGTTAAGACCGTCTCTTATCAATGTAAACAGCAGATTTACAAGTACCTGCAAACCCAGGAGTTTGAACTCCTCATAACCACGGTCGTCAGAGATGGCTGCGAGCAAATCCTGAACCGGGACATAGACGAACTCATTGATGGAGAAAAGCGGGAAAAGCTCTATTCATCCCTGGATCAACTCATAAAGACAGTGCTGGCAAGCAAGAGCATGGAGCAGTGGCTTGAAGATTTTCTCTACGTGCAGACCAGCAGGATTCTTAAAAACAATAACAGTCTTGACCAGGTACTGCCGCATACGCTCACCGAACTTATCGTTGATATCGTCGAATCGAAGACCCCTGATCTCCTGGAGAAAATAGCTGAAATAACAAAAGATCCGGAAATCCAGAAAAGGATAATCGAGGCCGTCAAGAAAGGAGTTGATACATTTTCAGCAACGCTTGGTCCCATGGGAGGAATGGTTCAGAATTTTCTCAAAATAGAAACCATAGAAAAGGCAGTAAAGGATTATCTGAACAATAATGAAGAAGATATTGCCAAATGGCTGCAGGATAAGGAAGTTCAGGAGAGAGTTGCCCGATTGCTGGTTGAACGTGTTCGACATTATCTGCATGTCCCGATTTCCTCCTTTCTCCCAGAGAGTACGCAGATGAACACCAGAAAAATATGCAGGACCGTGGCGGAGCAACTTGCAACCCTGCTGCGGGAAAAGGGGACAGCCAAAGCCGTTTCTACCCTGCTGCGCGAAAATATTGAAATATATGTTGGCGGTGGCCGTGATATTCGCACCATTTTTCTGGATACAGTCGGTGAAAGTGGCCTGGAAAATCTGAAAAAAAGTGCCTCTGCCGAGGCAACTGCGCTGCTGCGATCTTCAAAGGCAAAAAATCTGGTCGATGCCACTGTAGAACAAATGCTGACAACACTGCTGCAAAAGCCTGTGGGTAAACTGACAAAACTACTGCCTGCCGGAGTCAGAGAGGGGATGTACACTTCTTTTCAAAAAATGTCATTGGCTATGCTGGCAACCGAAGTTCCCGGTCTTGTTGCTTCCCTGAATATCCAAGGCATAGTTGCCGAAAAGGTCGACTCTCTCGATCTGCTGCGCCTGGAGCGGCTCCTGCTCTCCATCATGGAGGAACAGTTTAAATATATCAATCTCTTCGGTGCGCTGCTCGGCTTTCTGATTGGCACCCTTAATGTGCTATTTCTTTATGTATTATGA
- a CDS encoding DUF3781 domain-containing protein, whose protein sequence is MNEYLRGLIANQFRNTPLGFLRIKRNLGLYHFGNNELEAFLRKIILSAPLEEIEANGKNYYFKCFEYNAILTINCRTFTIITAKQIKKALG, encoded by the coding sequence ATGAATGAATATCTAAGAGGACTGATTGCCAATCAATTTAGAAATACCCCTTTAGGGTTTTTGAGAATCAAAAGAAATCTTGGCCTTTACCATTTTGGAAATAATGAATTAGAAGCATTTTTAAGAAAGATTATTTTATCTGCGCCTCTGGAGGAGATAGAGGCAAACGGGAAAAATTACTACTTCAAATGTTTCGAATATAATGCAATTTTAACTATAAACTGCAGAACCTTTACTATAATAACAGCAAAACAAATTAAAAAAGCGCTGGGTTAG
- a CDS encoding dihydrofolate reductase family protein: protein MRRIIIGAFVSLDGVMQAPGGPHEDPSMGFKHGGWVAPLRDDVLGEEIGKMFSEPFDLLLGRKTYEIFAAHWPYAENGPDDFIAKTFNSITKYVATRKGLDLKWKGALALSNASSDVAKLKRGDGPALLTQGSTDLIQTLLADNLVDQINIFTFPVVLGQGKKLFGAGSRAAAFRLISSRVSPNGIIIAKYVRDGEIKTGDFSMDPPTPPEAARREKIKREGQ from the coding sequence ATGAGAAGAATAATAATCGGCGCCTTCGTTTCTCTGGACGGAGTTATGCAGGCTCCCGGCGGTCCTCATGAAGATCCATCCATGGGTTTCAAACACGGCGGTTGGGTAGCACCGCTAAGGGACGATGTTCTTGGCGAAGAAATTGGCAAGATGTTCAGCGAGCCGTTCGACTTGCTACTTGGGCGGAAGACTTACGAGATCTTCGCAGCACACTGGCCCTATGCCGAGAATGGGCCAGATGATTTCATCGCCAAGACCTTCAATTCGATAACCAAGTATGTAGCGACCAGGAAGGGCTTGGATCTGAAGTGGAAGGGGGCGTTGGCCCTCAGTAATGCATCTTCCGATGTCGCCAAGCTGAAACGAGGGGACGGGCCGGCACTCCTTACACAGGGCAGCACCGACTTGATTCAAACGCTTCTTGCGGATAACCTTGTCGATCAGATCAATATTTTTACGTTCCCGGTCGTACTCGGGCAAGGCAAGAAGTTGTTTGGCGCAGGCTCAAGAGCTGCAGCGTTTCGATTGATCAGCAGCCGAGTGTCGCCCAACGGCATTATAATCGCCAAATATGTACGCGACGGCGAGATAAAGACCGGGGATTTCTCCATGGACCCTCCCACGCCGCCAGAAGCCGCACGTCGTGAGAAGATAAAGCGAGAGGGCCAATAA
- a CDS encoding nitric-oxide reductase large subunit, with protein MSKDGKSMVISTKWLGAAILTFVLGFSILGVLSYMVYDESPPIPSEVVSEDGRILFTGADIMAGQHIFQKYGLMQYGTIFGHGAYLGPDFTAQYLHRAGLRMVDFHQQNGRSENEAIATVREEFKQNRYDPQSERLTLAASQVAAFEGLTGFYTDYFSEPDEQRGLKRPAITALDEIRRLTVFFTWAAWVSAAERPGEVYSYTNNWPPEPLAANTPTPDALLWSVLSLIALLGGAGLLFFFIGRYDLLGWHRADPKGYELAFRPPGEVRLTPSQRATAWYFLVVAGLFLAQGLLGGLNAHYHVEPGSFYGIPVDEWIPYNISRMWHLQLALFFTSSAFLAMGIFLAPMVAGSEPRHQSALAITLFGALVVVVVGSLLGEAGGIKNLITSEGPWFWLGTQGWEYLDLGRLWQILLVSGMFFWVVIVFRALRSRLRQEHPGNMPWLFFYSALSIPLFYAAGLAFWKDVNFTVMEFWRFWVVHLWVEDFLELFTTIMVAYLFVLLGVVRMTVATRIVYLDIILYSIGGVIGTLHHLYFSGTSSMYMAFGAFFSAMEVIPLLLLTLEAWRFMRLGAPSDTANGSVLQVSTVDFPHKWAVMFLVAVGFWNFLGAGVFGFLINLPIVSYYEIGTQFTANHAHGAMMGVYGMLAVAFLVFVARYFIPADRGGRAMAISFWSLNIGLLLMLFVNLIPIGTLQLYDAVANGYWHAREPEFFQSTTVHLFEWLRMIGDTLFIVGGIFPVVYLAILMFLYRNRGEKPTNGVAESFTA; from the coding sequence ATGTCCAAAGATGGAAAAAGCATGGTGATATCTACTAAGTGGTTAGGGGCGGCGATACTGACTTTTGTGCTCGGATTCTCAATTCTCGGAGTCCTGTCCTACATGGTCTACGATGAAAGCCCACCCATTCCCTCCGAAGTGGTTTCCGAAGACGGGCGGATCCTGTTTACAGGTGCCGACATTATGGCCGGGCAGCATATTTTTCAGAAATACGGTCTAATGCAGTACGGTACTATTTTCGGTCACGGCGCCTACCTGGGGCCGGATTTCACCGCCCAATACCTTCATCGCGCGGGATTGCGCATGGTGGATTTCCACCAGCAGAACGGTCGCTCCGAGAACGAAGCAATTGCCACAGTCCGAGAAGAATTCAAGCAGAACCGCTATGACCCGCAAAGCGAGCGACTCACGCTGGCGGCCTCCCAGGTCGCGGCCTTCGAAGGTCTGACAGGGTTTTACACGGACTACTTCTCTGAGCCTGATGAGCAACGCGGCTTGAAACGACCAGCTATCACGGCGCTCGATGAAATCCGACGGCTGACAGTTTTCTTTACCTGGGCGGCTTGGGTGTCAGCGGCCGAGCGTCCCGGGGAAGTATATTCATATACCAACAACTGGCCTCCCGAGCCATTGGCAGCCAATACACCCACGCCTGATGCATTGCTCTGGAGCGTGCTGAGCCTGATTGCTTTGCTCGGCGGAGCAGGCCTGCTGTTTTTCTTTATCGGCCGGTATGATCTTCTAGGCTGGCACCGCGCAGACCCCAAAGGTTATGAGCTTGCCTTCCGGCCACCCGGTGAGGTCCGCCTTACCCCCTCCCAGCGCGCCACGGCCTGGTACTTCCTGGTTGTTGCCGGATTGTTTCTGGCTCAGGGTCTGCTTGGGGGTCTGAACGCCCACTACCATGTTGAACCTGGTAGTTTCTACGGCATTCCTGTGGATGAGTGGATTCCCTATAATATTTCGCGCATGTGGCATTTGCAGCTGGCTCTCTTCTTCACTTCGTCGGCCTTTCTGGCCATGGGCATTTTCCTGGCGCCCATGGTCGCCGGCAGCGAACCCCGCCACCAGTCGGCCCTGGCAATCACGCTGTTCGGTGCGCTCGTAGTGGTAGTTGTGGGCAGCCTGCTGGGCGAGGCAGGCGGCATCAAAAATTTGATCACCAGCGAAGGCCCCTGGTTCTGGCTGGGTACCCAGGGCTGGGAATATCTTGATCTGGGCCGGTTATGGCAGATCCTGCTGGTTTCCGGCATGTTTTTTTGGGTGGTAATCGTTTTTCGCGCCCTCAGAAGCCGTTTGCGCCAGGAACACCCCGGAAACATGCCCTGGCTGTTCTTCTACAGCGCGCTCTCCATTCCGCTCTTCTACGCGGCAGGACTGGCCTTCTGGAAGGATGTCAATTTTACCGTCATGGAATTCTGGCGTTTCTGGGTAGTTCATCTGTGGGTCGAAGATTTCCTGGAACTGTTCACTACCATCATGGTCGCCTATTTGTTCGTGCTGCTCGGGGTGGTCCGGATGACGGTGGCCACCCGCATCGTCTACCTGGATATCATCCTCTATTCCATCGGCGGGGTCATCGGTACCCTGCACCATCTTTACTTCAGTGGCACGAGTTCGATGTATATGGCCTTTGGGGCCTTCTTTTCGGCCATGGAAGTTATTCCGCTGCTACTGCTGACCCTGGAAGCATGGCGTTTTATGCGCCTGGGAGCGCCCTCTGATACTGCCAACGGCAGTGTACTGCAGGTCTCGACGGTGGATTTTCCACACAAGTGGGCTGTCATGTTCCTGGTGGCAGTGGGATTCTGGAACTTTTTAGGCGCCGGTGTCTTCGGCTTTTTGATCAACCTGCCTATCGTCAGCTATTATGAAATCGGCACGCAATTTACCGCCAACCATGCGCATGGGGCCATGATGGGCGTGTACGGCATGCTGGCGGTGGCCTTTTTGGTGTTCGTGGCCCGCTATTTCATTCCGGCGGATCGCGGCGGCCGCGCCATGGCGATATCTTTCTGGAGTCTAAATATCGGTCTGCTTCTGATGCTTTTTGTCAATCTCATTCCCATAGGGACTTTGCAGCTTTACGACGCGGTGGCCAACGGCTATTGGCATGCACGCGAGCCGGAGTTTTTTCAAAGCACCACGGTGCATCTGTTTGAATGGCTGCGCATGATCGGGGATACGCTGTTCATTGTCGGCGGCATCTTTCCCGTGGTCTACCTGGCTATTCTCATGTTTCTCTACCGCAATCGCGGCGAAAAACCAACCAATGGGGTGGCCGAATCATTCACCGCTTGA
- a CDS encoding VOC family protein: MVKQAKNTICLWYDGNAEEAARFYAETFPDSSVDAVHRAPGDFPSGKKGDVLTVEFTVMGVPCLGLNGGPAFKHSEAFSFQVATVDQAETDCYWNAIVGNGGQESACGWCKDKWGVSWQITPIALTKAVTNSDPAVARRAFDAMMQMTKIDIAAIETACRG; encoded by the coding sequence ATGGTTAAGCAAGCTAAGAACACGATCTGTCTTTGGTACGATGGCAACGCCGAGGAGGCGGCGCGGTTTTATGCCGAGACCTTTCCCGATTCGTCCGTCGACGCGGTGCATCGCGCACCTGGAGACTTTCCGTCGGGAAAGAAAGGGGACGTGCTGACCGTCGAGTTTACCGTGATGGGCGTTCCGTGCCTCGGGCTTAATGGTGGACCTGCATTCAAGCACAGCGAAGCGTTCTCATTTCAGGTCGCAACCGTTGATCAAGCCGAAACCGATTGTTATTGGAACGCAATCGTCGGCAACGGCGGCCAGGAAAGTGCATGCGGCTGGTGTAAGGACAAATGGGGAGTGTCCTGGCAAATTACGCCGATTGCCCTGACGAAAGCGGTCACCAATTCCGATCCCGCTGTCGCTAGGCGCGCGTTCGATGCGATGATGCAGATGACCAAGATCGACATCGCTGCAATCGAGACGGCGTGCCGCGGTTGA